The Oncorhynchus mykiss isolate Arlee chromosome 17, USDA_OmykA_1.1, whole genome shotgun sequence genomic interval TGAGCCGAACAGAGCCAAACCAGGCTGTACTGAGCCGAACAGAGCCCAGCCAAGCTGTACTGAGCCGAAGAGAGCCCAGCCAAGCATCCACTATAGTTCCTGGAACTGTGCTGAAAATATCTGAGCCAGCAGTTAGGTCTGGGTTGACAGAGTGGTGTGAAAAGGGTATTTTATGTTGTGAGCATTTAAAATGTTGTATATTCAGCAGCTAAAGAGATGCCTACCTACATATACTGCAGTCTGTTCTGTCCCAGTTCTTGACTACTGTGTGTGACCTAAAGAAACAGTGACATTTTGTGTTGGACAGCTGCTCAGACTCACAGCCTTCAATAAATACACCCTGATCATTTAAGCAAAACATATTTGACAGGTTTATTTTAAGGTACAGTACACAAAACACTCTGCAGAAAATGTCTACAGTTATTTGACCTTCAGAAAGTCCATTGCAATCAATCATCCCACAGTCATTTATGGAAATAATTTTCATAAAAGAGTTGGAGTGAAATAATGTACAATAATATACAGGAGTGTATACCCTGATGGTCGTCTATGAAGATCTTGAAGAACCATCTGGCCATATACCCTtcatctccacccagcacagccagaagaggactggccacccctcagagcctggttcctctctaggtttcctcctaggttcctgcctttctagggagtttttcctagacaccgtgcttctacatctgcattgcttgctgtttggagttgtaggctggatttctgtaaaagcactttgtgacatcagctgatgttaaaagggctttgtaaatacatttgattgattggagGAGTGTCAACCTCTTCACTGCAGATTGACAGTATGGGTCTGTTTGAGCAGGGCCACATTGGATTCCTGTGTAGACTCTACTTGAGCTCAGCGATTGCGTCATTAAAGATATCCAGGAAGAGATGAGCATGGTGTTCCGTGAACACCAGAGCTGGTCGGAACCGGATAGACTGGGTTCCACAGCCCCCTAGAACCACACCTGGAACAAGAAAACAACATCATAAATAGTATTCATTCTTTACTAACGAATCAACGATTCACTTGATAGTACTACTGAATGTAAGTGATATGGATGTACCTTATTGATACTAAGCTAGTAAATATTATGCTGGATATTGTCCTGCATGTTCTTGAATCATTTGATAATCTTGCTAAATTGATAGTCTTATTCTTTTAGTTTATTCATCACATCCTACATGCTAAGAGTCTTACCCTTATTCCTGACCCGGAGGATTCATCAGATCCTACATGCTAAGAGTCTTACCCTTATTCCTGGCCTAGAGGATTCATCACATCCTACATGCTAAGAGTCTTACCCTTATTCCTGGCCTAGAGGATTCATCACATCCTACATGCTAAGAGTCTTAACCTTATTCCTGGCCTAGAGGATTCATCACATCCTACATGCTAAGAGTCTTACCCTTATTCCTGACCTGGAGGATTCATCACATCCTACATGCTAAGAGTCTTACCCTTATTCCTGGCCTAGAGGATTCATCACATCCTACATGCTAAGAGTCTTACCCTTATTCCTGGccttgaggaggaggaggttgcGTGTGTCTTCATCCTTAACATCGATGGCACAGAACGTTCCGATGCCCCTCGCTTTACTGAGCAAGTGGGGGTACTTATCCTTGAAGAGAGAGGAGCGGGTGATGCATGCTgtctcatacatacacacactacaaacGACCACTCTCCCTCTACTCATAACACAAACAGTGATCATTCTTCACTCCCCTAACAGTGACTCCTAACCTTTGACCCTAACTCACCTGTAGGTCGTAGAGTCCCTCCAGCATGACCTTGCCTGACCTCTTGGCCTGGTCCAGCAGGTTTTCTGTCTTGATGACCTTTATGACCTCAGTCAGCAACAGGTTCTTAGTGTGGTCTCCAAGCCACGTGTTGAAGATCCTGAACGGCTGGAGAAGaaaataagaggagaggagagaagaagcagagagcagagatgagaagaggagatgggagaagaagtgaggagagaagagaaagaagaggaggagaaaataagaggagagaagaagagaagagaaagaaaagaaaataaGGTAAAAAGGTTGATATAAAagtaccacacatacacacacacacacacacacatacacacacacactaccttgtCAGGCTGAAAGCTATCTTTCTGGTAGTATCCTCCTGTCAGCATCTTCTTGCTGAAGGAGACGATGTCAGCGGGGTCGTCCAATCCCCAGTGCTCGTGGGCCCAGAATTTCCCCGTAGACCCACCCCCTGTCTGCACCTCATCCACTAGGAAGGCACAGCCATGCTGACGGACACACAAAGGTCAGTAGGTTGAAATGACTAAAGACCTGTGTAATCACAATACTGTTTACAGTGTACTTAAACAGTAAAGTACGGATTTCTAGATGAGTGTACCTTGATAGCTTCATATTATTTACCAATCAATGTATTTAAAGAAGTATTAGATAAAACACACCTTAGTAGGTGTGGCTTATACCAAGTCTCAATTAAAGGAATTCTACTCAATATCTACTAATTTGATCATTTTCACTAACAATCAAGAGTATCAAATCAGTTAGATTGTCAGCATGATTCATATCCCTCCAGATGCTCTGTACTCTGTCTAACCAGTAAGGATCCTTTCTCTACCTTCTTGGTGATTCCCCTGAGCTTCCTGTAGAAGTCGAAGGAGGCGTGGTTATCCCCTCCCTCTGCCTGGATTGGCTCGATCACCACCCCCGCCACGTGCCGACCCTTCTGATTCCACTTCACTATCAGGTCCTCCGCCTGAGATGGGAGGGATTGAACAAGGGATGAGAGGAATAGAGGCAAGAATGAAGGTGAGGGGGGAGAATGAAAGAAAGGATAGTTCAGATGGATGAGGGGAATGGATTGATGAGAGGAATAAGGGATGAGAGTCAGTTGGATGGTCAGATTAGGAAgaagagatactgtatatatcgAGAGAGACTCACCTCCTCCAGGCAGCGTGCCTCCTCCCGTGCGTTCTCCCTCTCAAACTGGTCCAGGGGGTACCTCAGCTGGGGGAAGGGGGCGATGGGCCAGTCAAAAGACGGCACGTCTAGCTTCTGTATGGCCTTGGTGTGAGTGGTGGCCAGACAGCCTGGGAGAATAGAAGAGCCTTGAGTTCAGACTTGATATTAGGTGGTTCTAAAACCTATGTATTGTCATTGCAATTACCTACATCCCAGTTGGAAGTACCTTGTGTACCCACTCAGTACCCTAGTCAGATTGTATCAGCCTAAGTAACTACTATGTAAGTACCGTGTGTACCCACTCAGTACCCTAGTCAGATTGTATCAGCCTAAGTAACTACTATGTAAGTACCGTGTGTACCCACTCAGTACCCTAGTCAGATTGTATCAGCCCAAGTAACTACTATGTAAGTACCGTGTGTACCCACTCAGTACCCTAGTCAGATTGTATCAGCCCAAGTAACTACTATGTAAGTACCGTGTGTACCCACTCAGTACCCTAGTCAGATTGTATCAGCCCAAGTAACTACTATGTAAGTACCGTGTGTACCCACTCAGTACCCTAGTCAGATTGTATCAGCCTAAGTAACTACTATGTAAGTACCGTGTGTACCCACTCAGTACCCTAGTCAGATTGTATCAGCCTAAGTAACTACTATGTAAGTACCGTGTGTACCCACTCAGTACCCTAGTCAGATTGTATCAGCCTAAGTAACTACTATGTAAGTACCGTGTGTACCCACTCAGTACCCTAGTCAGATTGTATCAGCCTAAGTAACTACTATGTAAGTACCGTGTGTACCCACTCAGTACCCTAGTCAGATTGTATCAGCCTAAGTAACTACTATGTAAGTACATATTAAAGTCTTACCCAGAGTTCTTCCGTGAAATCCGCCCATGAAGGACAGAAGAGTCAGGTCAGGGCAGCCAGGAACCTGGAAAAAGAACGAGAGAACACCAGACTGAGAAACTGCTGGCCCTATATAACAAAATGACAAACAGGAGAGTTGTGAGGGAGTGTGAGTTACCTACCTGGTTGATGACACTAGTTCTGACTTCCTCTGGAGTTGGTTCCGGAGTTCCTCTCATCTTGTTCTAAGAAACACATAGAGTAAAAGCCTGCTATATATACAGCCCATATTTAATATAGACTTCATAATTGCGTTACTATCCATGGTCCTGCCCTTACTCTGTACCAGATGAAGATGGCTTTGTAGGCGTTCTCATTGGAGCAGGATCCACAGGCCATGGTCTGGACCCGACTGAAGCCCTTGGGTGCCACCTAGTGGAAAAATGGAGGAAGTGCACCAGTCATGTAAGAGCTTTAGTTATTTGATTTCATTCCATTCATTCTTGGGTTTGAATCCGTTAATAAAGTACAAAGTCCAGGGGATAACACAATACAGTATCACGGAACACTTATTTCCAATGTGGTCCTCTGTGTCACAATATGTCTTGAAAATGTATGCATGGTTAGTAATAGTGTTAGGCTGTGGTGTTATATTCCGAGGTGTATTTGAAATCAAACTTACTGCCATCAGGCCGTTGACAAGCTTCTCAGAGAATTGCTCTGGTGGCATCATCCCAAGAGCTGGTCGGTTGACAAACGTTCCCTGACACagattgtagaaaatagtaacacatTATCAATGGCAAATCGAATGTCTTTCAATTCTCAAGATCAACCTTGCTGCTTACCATATTTTTTGGATCCGTCATGACTTTTGTGAGTGCCGGGTGATTGTATCCTGGAAATCACAGAGAGAAAAACGTACACTTGAATTCTTTGGGTCTTTCAGTGCTTTGACTCATCCTTGTGGCCAAGAGTTTTTCCTGGCcacgtgacctgaccaggaacaactctgggTCCTATAGAATACCCACCTATGGGTATGGATGCGATCTGGGTGTAGACATCCAGCATGCGGTTCCCATCCACGTCCACCAAGTAGTTGCCTTTACTCTCCTCATAGTCACAGAAGAAGTTCACCTGGACAACACTCTGTAGAGGGGGACAGAGATGTTCACCTGGACAACACTCTGTAGAGGGGGACAGAGATGTTCACCTGGACAACACTCTGTAGAGGGGGACAGAGATGTTCACCTGGACAACACTCTGTAGAGGGGGACAGAGATGTTCACCTGGACAACACTCTGTAGAGGGGGACAGAGATGTTCACCTGGACAACACTCTGTAGAGGGGGACAGAGATGTTCACCTGGACAACACTCTGTAGAGGGGGACAGAGATGTtcaagagggacagagaagaggcTACTGGTGCCGTTACACATGACGCATCGTACAAATCCGATGTGATATGACTTGTGGACAGAGGACGTCAAGGAGAATAAGACACTTTTTTCTCGATGTGGACATTTCTCTTCACCGCCTCTCTTTTTGTCCTTCAGCAGTGACATGACATTTCCTTCATATTATATCATATACATCTGAGTGGGTTATGTGTATTTCTTACCTGAATACTCTCCAGTTGTTGTGCTAGGATCTGTGGAGAACAACAGTGGAGATGAATGGATACTACCAGTACTTAAGAAACAACCATGGCCTGAATTGAAAGTGCTTTGAATGATGTGTAATTGATTGATCCCTGAGAGCTTTGGCCTGGCCAATGTTAATAGTCACAAGATATTTCACAAACATTCATAGACCGTTTTAAATTgttaaaaaatatgttgttcccCTTACCATCCCTGCTACCCGAACTAACAGACAACAATACCGTTAGACAGTTGGCACATTGCAGTGAGGGACAGATTTACTAAGCATTTTTTTGCACATGTTTTTTTCCATACGAGAATGAAACACAATCCCGTAAAACTGTCTTTAATAGTGTCATTTTTCTTGCCGTTGCAAAAGTGTGATAAACTTAGTAGGTCTGGTCCTAGGTGTGATATGGTCGGGCGTTGATCTATTGAGTTACCTTAGATCTGGGACCTGGAACCTCCGTCTTCATACAAGGACCATCAAACTCAACTTCCTCAACTCTTTTAGCGGTTGTTTGTTGATGGCGGTGTCCTATGGAAAATGGGAACGAGATTCTATGGGTTATTTGAGTTCTTAAGTTTTGTGCCAACGCCAAAAACACATCCAATTAGTAGGAAGTTACAGTACGGCAAATCACAAATACCTCACGAGGAAGCTAGATATTAATCTGTAATGAGTGGGATCAAGAGGAGTGCACAGAGGTGGGAATTAATGATCAACTGTGTTTTCCAGTTGTGTCTTGTTCTGGGAAGTTGAATGGCCAGTATGGCTCAAAGACATGATGCTTGTTTGACTGACAgaaagtacagatgtaggatcttcatttgagccagtatGCCACTGCAGGAAATTAATCCTGCAGTAACAggataattcatggacatttttgaaaCATTTTTCGTAAgcgaaaatcaagtctgacattttcaaagtggaaatgacaaacttcagaagcctttttaaaacctcaaatacacaagTTTAAAATGTCCTGCGTTGCAGAAAAGTTCTCCTGCCACCGGGTGATAAAATGTAGCGATAATAACACAATGTAGCGATGCATTCAGAAACTCACAAGACATTCCACAATCTCCTTTCTTCCAATTGTCATTGTGTTCAACTTATTAGTTAGTACATATTCAACATTATGGTAATATCTTTCTATAAATAGCATGTGAGAAGCCAGCATTACCTATCACTAaacagcaaattctccagtgtaaaaaacaaacaaaaacacagtgTTAAATCAGCACTGAAAGTGTGGAGTCTGTGGACCCATATACACACAGGAACAGTGTTAAATCAGCACTGTGGAGTCTGTGGACCCATATACACACAGGAACAGTGTTAAATCAGCACTGTGGAGTCTGTGGACCCATATACACACAGgaacagtgttaaattaacacactgcttCGCGTAAAGCCTTATTGaaatatttcccagagtgcctcGCCTTTCGAGTAAATTGTAGACTTACCACCCacgactgtatttgttagtgacagagacatggttgtagCATTCATCCATTTTGATAGATCTACTATGGTACGCCATATAGAAGTTTCTCTCCTCTTACCTGAAGCAGACAACCCACGGCTGGGTCTCAGAGAGGAAGCAAGATGGCGGCTCAGAATACCGGAGGCCATGCTCCTCAGCTACCGCTGTAGCTGTAGCAAGAAAGAAGAATGCAAAAAAAAGGTTGATTTTCATCTTTTCTTGACACTCTGCACATAAATACCAATAAAAAATAGGTTATCACACATACAGTTAACTCTTCAAAATAGAATATTCATATCAAATGATGCTGGTTGACTGCGCAGTAGTTTAACATGTAAAGGAAACACTCACTGTGGAAGTGTGAAAATGTGATGCAGGTGGAACCACAAGACTGTATGCCATCGTCCTTACTCCACAACAGTCTTTTATATCTCAACCACAGCCATTTAGAGAAGCGGGTGTGGAGGTGGGGGGCAGTGCGGAATCGTCCGGTATACCACACACCACTATCATTGACTAGACTGCTCTCCGGGAGACTAAAGGCTCAGGTCATGACAGTAATAATTGCAGATACAGGATGGATCAAAATAGGTTGGTTTTAGATTAACTCAGTTTTGTAAGAGGACTTCTATGACAGGTCAGGGTGCGTTTCATGTATTCATTCATTGCTGAGGTCAAGATTCTTACATCCTGAAATGTCCAGTTCTCCAAAAGGTCAAACGTTAAGCATTGGTAGACTTTGGAACGACAGGTTAACATGATTCCTTTGGATTATTATTCTGGCATGAAAACATTGAGATGTAACTGTGACTAACTTCTCTTTATTAAAGCCTTCCTGGCTAAAGCCTTTATGTGCACTACATTCTGGTCCAGTTTAACATAGGTAGCATTCCCATTACATCTCTTGGCCTTTATGTGCACTACATTCTGGTCCAGTTTAACATAGGTAGCATTCCCATTACATCTCTTGGCCTTTATGTGCACTACATTCTGGTCCAGTTTAACATAGGCAGCATTCCCATTACATCTCTTGGCCTTTATGTGCACTACATTCTGGTCCAGTTTAACATAGGTAGCATTCCCATTACATCTCTTGGCCTTTATGTGCACTACATTCTGGTACAGTTTAACATAGGCAGCATTCCCATTACATCTCTTGGCCTTTATGTGCACTACATTCTGGTCCAGTTTAACATAGGTAGCATTCCCATTACATCTCTTGGCCTTTATGTGCACTACATTCTGGTACAGTTTAACATAGGTAGCATTCCCATTACATCTCTTGGCCTTTATGTGCACTACATTCTGGTCCAGTTTAACATAGGTAGCATTCCCATTACATCTCTTGGCCTTTATGTGCACTACATTCTGGTACAGTTTAACATAGGTAGCATTCCCATTACATCTCTTGGCCTTTATGTGCACTACATTCTGGTACAGTTTAACATAGGCAGCATTCCCATTACATCTCTTGGCCTTTATGTGCACTACATTCTGGTACAGTTTAACATAGGCAGCATTCCCATTACATCTCTTGGCCTTTATGTGCACTACATTCTGGTACAGTTTAACATAGGCAGCATTCCCATTACATCTCTTGGCCTTTATGTGCACTACATTCTGGTACAGTTTAACATAGGCAGCATTCCCATTACATCTCTTGGCCTTTATGTGCACTACATTCTGGTCCAGTTTAACATAGGCAGCATTCCCATTACATCTCTTGGAATACAAAAGCGTTGATAAAACACATTTGtcaacatgttttaaaaaaaatcagcaTTGCATACAGAGGACAGGTTTTTAAATACTGCTTTTCCAAACATATACATATTGTATTGCAATTACATAATTACAAGATCAAAATCTTTGCAACATTTACagcataaatacagttgaagtcggaggtttacatacaccgtagccaaatacatttcaactcagttttttcacaatcctgacatttaatcctagtaaaaatcccctgtcttaggtcagttaggatcaccactttattttaagaatgtgaaatgtcagaataatagtagagcaaattatttatttcagcttttatgtattttacatacactcaattagtatttggtagcattgcctttaaattgataacttgagtcaaacgttttgggtagccttccacaagcttcccacaataagtgaattttgacccattcctcctgacagagctggtgtaacggggtcaggtttgtaggcctccttgctcgcccacgctttttcagttctgctgaattcctccaattccttgactttgttgtccttaagccatttttccacaactttggaagtatgcttggggtcattgtccatttggaagacccatttgcgaccaagctttaacttcctgactgatgtcttgagatgttgccacaatatatccacatcattttcctccctcgtgatgccatctattttgtgaagtgcaccagtccctcctgcagcaaagcaacaccacaacatgatgctgttacccccgtgcttcacagttgggatggtgttccccCTGGGATGGtgttcccctttttcctccaaacataacgatggtcattatggccaaacagttctatttttgtttcatcagaccagaggacatttctccagaaagtatgatctttgtccccatgtgcagttgcaaaccgtagtcagtttttttatggtggttttggagtagtggcttcttccttgctgagcggcctttcaggtcatgtcgatataggactcgttttactgtggatatagatacttttgtacccgtttcctccggcatcttcacaaggtcctttgctgttgttctgggattgattttcacttttcacaccaaagtacattaatctctaggagaacgagtctccttcctgagcgctatgacagctgcgtggtcccatggtgtttatacttgcatactattgtttgtacagatgaatgtggtaccttcaggcatttggaaattgctcccaaggatgaagcagacttgtggaggtctacaattatttttctgaggtcttggctgatttcttttgattttcccatgatgtcaagcaaagaggcaccgaatttgaaggtaggccttgaaatacatccacaggtacacctccaattgactcaaattatgtcaattagcctatcagaagcttctaaaaccatggaattattttctggaattttccaagctgttcaaagacacagtcaacttagtgtatgtaaacttctgacccactggaattgtgatacagtgaattataagtgaaataatctctgtaaacaattgctggaaaaatgacttgtcatgcacaaagtagatgtcctaaccgactttccaaaacaacaagaaatttgtggagtggctgaaaaacaaattttaatgactccaacctaagtgtatgtaaacttccgacttcaactgtatatgcctaAAATACACGTTACTGCAAGTACAGTATAGTCTCAATACACACAAACAGCCATAAATGAAAGTTGAACAATGTAACTATTCAGTGTTGATAAGCAGAATAGTGCAGGTGATAAGTACTGAAGAGGACATTACTAAGGAGATCATCTGCATGTTGGCAGTGAAAATATTCATTAAAGACGGGTTCATACCCCACAACGTTACAGTAACATCATTACTACAACAACCAGCTGGTATCAACACAGCAACCAAGGGAGTGAGAGAAGTAAAGAATGAGGGAGGGAACAAGTTCATTAGTCTGGACAAAGCTTGGCCATCCTCCTCCAGAagtccaccatttcctggttgagtCTTCCGCCCTTTAAACATATGATTGGCTGAATCAGTCCGTGACAGATCACATGAGGTACCAGGCAGCCAATCCGGCGACAGCAGCCGCCCAGCTGGCCAGAACCATCTGACCAACAGCATGTCTCAGCAGCATCATGGCTAACTGACAGGCAAAGTTAGTGTTGTCACTGGCcactagagaaagagaggaggaagaggagaagaaagagaaggataatAATTCAGTCATTCATGTTCTAATTTCTAGAAACTATCCTGAGTGAAAGATTGCATTGTGACCTCattctgttactactgttagtACCAAATGTGTTGTCATATGACATGTCTAATTGATGCCAAACACAGAAAAAAGGAGATGTTAAAGTGTGAGAAGTTCAGGCAGGCAGCTTACCCATTTTGGCAGCGTAGTAAGGGCACTTGTTAATGTCTCCGTCCATGTCCCCACGACCATGTCCTGGGAACCCTGCGTCCAACACCACCTCCTTGATGCTCTTCCCTGCCTCCTCCAGCTCTGTGAACAGGTAAGTATCCAACAGCATTAAATCAGCATCTTACGACAAAATACTACAAACATTTAATGAGTATGATGTTTAAAAGGCCAAACCATGTTCCCAAACCCTTTTACATCATTTATATTACACTTATCAAGTGTTATGGCTTCATATCAGTGTTCTTCAAGCTCAAAACAGCTGTTACGCTAACCACAAGACAGCTGTTTGGATACCTATCATATGTCAGTACTATATGTGGTAGATCACTACTAGATCATGAAATCCCAGCCTGATCCACCATCCTGAATAAACCGCGTGGAGCGAAACGGAATGTAAGCTAGCGAGATCAGAATGGTCGAACGAGGTTAATGAAAACCACCCTGATCAATAATATCTTACCTCCATGTTGAACTTGAAGGCCAGGTTAGACTCGGCTATGATCCTCTCCTTGGTCTCCTGGTCCATCTCCAGCTCGTTGATCCTGCTCCTGTACAGCTGTTTAAAGGCCTTGGCGCTGTGGACGCCCTCAAACTGGTAGAAGTGCAGCCCCTCGCCACTAGAGGGCAGCTTCAGCGCCCGCTGTGCCACCTTCATTAGAATAGGGTTCATTTGAATAAATTAATTAGAATCAATTAGAAAATATGTGTGGATTaaatattaaatacattattttctttaggaatcaagtaaaagttgtcaaaaatataaatagtaaagtaaagt includes:
- the LOC110485544 gene encoding 4-aminobutyrate aminotransferase, mitochondrial-like isoform X1, with the translated sequence MASGILSRHLASSLRPSRGLSASGHRHQQTTAKRVEEVEFDGPCMKTEVPGPRSKILAQQLESIQSVVQVNFFCDYEESKGNYLVDVDGNRMLDVYTQIASIPIGYNHPALTKVMTDPKNMGTFVNRPALGMMPPEQFSEKLVNGLMAVAPKGFSRVQTMACGSCSNENAYKAIFIWYRNKMRGTPEPTPEEVRTSVINQVPGCPDLTLLSFMGGFHGRTLGCLATTHTKAIQKLDVPSFDWPIAPFPQLRYPLDQFERENAREEARCLEEAEDLIVKWNQKGRHVAGVVIEPIQAEGGDNHASFDFYRKLRGITKKHGCAFLVDEVQTGGGSTGKFWAHEHWGLDDPADIVSFSKKMLTGGYYQKDSFQPDKPFRIFNTWLGDHTKNLLLTEVIKVIKTENLLDQAKRSGKVMLEGLYDLQDKYPHLLSKARGIGTFCAIDVKDEDTRNLLLLKARNKGVVLGGCGTQSIRFRPALVFTEHHAHLFLDIFNDAIAELK
- the LOC110485544 gene encoding 4-aminobutyrate aminotransferase, mitochondrial-like isoform X2 encodes the protein MLDVYTQIASIPIGYNHPALTKVMTDPKNMGTFVNRPALGMMPPEQFSEKLVNGLMAVAPKGFSRVQTMACGSCSNENAYKAIFIWYRNKMRGTPEPTPEEVRTSVINQVPGCPDLTLLSFMGGFHGRTLGCLATTHTKAIQKLDVPSFDWPIAPFPQLRYPLDQFERENAREEARCLEEAEDLIVKWNQKGRHVAGVVIEPIQAEGGDNHASFDFYRKLRGITKKHGCAFLVDEVQTGGGSTGKFWAHEHWGLDDPADIVSFSKKMLTGGYYQKDSFQPDKPFRIFNTWLGDHTKNLLLTEVIKVIKTENLLDQAKRSGKVMLEGLYDLQDKYPHLLSKARGIGTFCAIDVKDEDTRNLLLLKARNKGVVLGGCGTQSIRFRPALVFTEHHAHLFLDIFNDAIAELK